A region of Paenibacillus sp. JNUCC-31 DNA encodes the following proteins:
- a CDS encoding TetR/AcrR family transcriptional regulator → MKGDKKSALDPRIVRTRQLIRGAFVELLKEMDIEKMSVNKIAKRATISRVTFYLHYNDITDMLEKIADEMIQHIEQIVDVYAPEFEKKRTEEAWPVLVKLLEHFAENSEFYQVVLTTKRTPIFTERLLKLFSRLVQAKNDRVEVVGQQNESGNHKEIAIWYGSSALIGTIDAWLRHDMPYSPHYLAKRLILLMT, encoded by the coding sequence ATGAAGGGCGATAAGAAATCAGCGTTAGACCCAAGAATTGTGCGAACGCGTCAGTTAATCCGAGGTGCGTTTGTTGAATTGCTGAAGGAAATGGATATCGAAAAAATGTCGGTAAATAAAATTGCAAAACGTGCGACAATCAGTCGAGTAACTTTCTATCTGCACTATAACGATATCACGGATATGTTGGAGAAGATCGCCGATGAGATGATTCAGCACATTGAGCAAATTGTGGATGTATATGCTCCTGAATTTGAGAAGAAAAGAACGGAAGAGGCTTGGCCGGTTTTGGTGAAACTACTTGAACATTTTGCAGAAAACTCTGAGTTCTATCAAGTGGTACTTACCACGAAGCGCACACCGATTTTCACAGAACGACTTCTCAAATTGTTCAGTAGACTGGTCCAAGCTAAAAACGATCGAGTAGAAGTGGTCGGTCAACAAAATGAATCCGGTAATCACAAAGAGATTGCAATATGGTACGGTTCTTCCGCCCTGATTGGAACTATTGATGCCTGGTTGCGACATGATATGCCTTATTCACCCCATTACCTTGCTAAACGTCTTATACTTCTAATGACCTGA